The proteins below are encoded in one region of Aquisphaera giovannonii:
- a CDS encoding zinc-dependent alcohol dehydrogenase has translation MKALCWHGQGHVRIDQVPDAKIEEPRDIVVRITSTAICGSDLHILDGLVPAMERGDILGHEPMGEVVDVGRDIRDVKKGDRVVVPFTISCGSCFFCNRQLYSLCDTTNREPEKARLAMGQAPAGLLGYSHLTGGYPGGQAEYLRVPYADVGVVKVPDGLPDEKVLFLSDILPTAYMAAENCGIEPGDVVAIWGCGPVGQLAIRCAWMLGAGRVVAIDAVPERLRMAEAHGRAEVINFREQDVYARLMEMTKGRGPDRCMDAVGAEAHAAGTLRSALESAEQAVGLAFDRPYVLQEAIRCCRKGGTLSIPGVYIGQSDKIPMGALMNKGLTIKTGQTHMPRYMKMLLGKIEAGEIDPSYIITHRVKLDEAPEAYKTFRDKKDGCIKVVITPGS, from the coding sequence ATGAAAGCTCTCTGCTGGCACGGCCAGGGCCACGTGCGCATCGACCAGGTGCCGGACGCGAAGATCGAGGAGCCGCGCGACATCGTCGTGCGGATCACGTCGACGGCCATCTGCGGCTCGGACCTCCACATCCTGGACGGCCTGGTGCCGGCCATGGAGCGGGGCGACATCCTCGGCCACGAGCCGATGGGCGAGGTGGTGGACGTCGGGCGGGACATCCGGGACGTCAAGAAGGGCGACCGCGTGGTCGTCCCGTTCACCATCAGCTGCGGATCCTGCTTCTTCTGCAACAGGCAGCTCTACTCGCTCTGCGACACGACGAACCGCGAGCCCGAGAAGGCGAGGCTGGCCATGGGCCAGGCCCCCGCGGGGCTGCTGGGCTATTCGCACCTCACCGGCGGCTATCCCGGCGGCCAGGCCGAGTATCTCCGGGTGCCCTACGCGGACGTCGGCGTCGTCAAGGTGCCCGACGGCCTTCCCGACGAGAAGGTCCTGTTCCTCTCCGACATCCTCCCGACGGCCTACATGGCCGCCGAGAATTGCGGGATCGAGCCCGGGGACGTCGTCGCCATCTGGGGCTGCGGCCCGGTCGGCCAGCTCGCGATCCGATGCGCCTGGATGCTGGGCGCCGGGCGGGTCGTCGCCATCGACGCCGTGCCGGAGCGGCTCCGCATGGCCGAGGCCCACGGCCGGGCGGAGGTCATCAACTTCCGCGAGCAGGACGTCTACGCCCGGCTGATGGAGATGACCAAGGGCCGCGGGCCGGACCGCTGCATGGACGCCGTGGGCGCGGAGGCGCACGCGGCCGGCACGCTCCGCTCGGCCCTCGAGTCGGCCGAGCAGGCGGTCGGCCTGGCCTTCGACCGCCCGTACGTCCTCCAGGAGGCCATCCGCTGCTGCCGCAAGGGGGGCACGCTGTCCATCCCGGGCGTGTACATCGGCCAGTCGGACAAGATCCCGATGGGCGCCCTGATGAACAAGGGATTGACCATCAAGACGGGGCAGACCCACATGCCCCGATATATGAAGATGCTCCTCGGCAAGATCGAGGCCGGGGAGATCGACCCGTCGTACATCATCACCCACCGGGTGAAGCTGGACGAGGCGCCGGAGGCCTACAAGACCTTCCGCGACAAGAAGGACGGGTGCATCAAGGTCGTGATCACGCCGGGCTCGTGA
- the acnA gene encoding aconitate hydratase AcnA produces the protein MTQSFNALTPLNVDGQAGRYYRLDALKAHKLDPGRLPFSLKVLLENLLRYEDGVTVTADDIRALASWDPAAEPSREIAFRPSRVLLQDFTGVPAVVDLAAMRDAMKEMGGDPTRINPLQPVELVIDHSVQVDEAGTRTAFATNAELEMQRNQERYAFLRWGQNAFKNFKVVPPDTGIVHQVNLEYLARVVFAADQGDGQPPLAYPDTLVGTDSHTTMINGLGVLGWGVGGIEAEAAMLGQPVSMLIPQVVGFKLTGTLPEGATATDLVLTVTQMLRKKGVVGKFVEFYGDGLAALPLADRATIANMAPEYGATCGIFPIDAETLRYLELSGRPKGLIRLVEEYYRAQGMFHEPGVKEAKYTDTLSLDLSTVEPSLAGPRRPQDRVPLHESKVAFQKSLQEMLAAPTAKAKKALALAAEASASGPQGGGVAVEHGSDGPAAGTLRHGSVVIAAITSCTNTSNPSVMLAAGLLAKKAVERGLEAKPWVKASLAPGSKVVTDYLKRAGLDSYLDRLRFNLVGYGCTTCIGNSGPLPPAISAEIQKNDLVAVSVLSGNRNFEGRINPDVRANYLASPPLVVAYALAGTMDIDLAAEPIGHDPQGQPVFLKDIWPTSHEVQEAVLHSVKTDMFQSQYGEVFEGDEHWRGLPAPGGDLFSWSDDSTYVKNPPYFVGMPKVPAPVAPITNARVLAVLGDSITTDHISPAGSIKADGPAGKYLQAHGVPVSEFNSYGSRRGNHEVMVRGTFANVRLRNRLAPGTEGGWTRHLPDGEVMSIFDASEKYKADGIPLIILAGKEYGSGSSRDWAAKGPKLLGISAVIAESYERIHRSNLVGMGILPLQFEEGQSVETLGLTGEEVYGVEEPVGGLASRLSSGRRLIVAAERPDGSTLRFPVVVRIDTPQELLYYENGGILPYVLRQLLRS, from the coding sequence ATGACCCAGTCGTTCAACGCACTCACGCCCCTCAACGTCGACGGGCAGGCAGGCCGCTATTACCGGCTCGACGCCCTCAAGGCGCACAAGCTCGACCCGGGCCGGCTGCCCTTCTCGCTGAAGGTGCTCCTGGAGAACCTGCTCCGGTACGAGGACGGGGTCACGGTCACCGCCGACGACATCCGCGCCCTGGCGAGCTGGGATCCCGCCGCCGAGCCCAGCCGCGAGATCGCCTTCCGGCCCAGCCGCGTCCTCCTCCAGGACTTCACCGGCGTCCCCGCCGTCGTGGACCTCGCGGCGATGCGCGACGCCATGAAGGAGATGGGGGGCGACCCGACCCGGATCAACCCGCTCCAGCCCGTGGAGCTCGTCATCGACCACTCGGTGCAGGTGGATGAGGCCGGCACCCGGACCGCGTTCGCCACGAACGCCGAGCTCGAGATGCAGCGGAACCAGGAGCGGTACGCGTTCCTCCGCTGGGGCCAGAACGCGTTCAAGAACTTCAAGGTCGTCCCGCCGGACACCGGCATCGTCCACCAGGTCAACCTCGAATACCTGGCTCGCGTCGTCTTCGCGGCCGATCAGGGCGACGGCCAGCCCCCGCTCGCCTACCCGGACACGCTCGTCGGGACCGACTCGCACACGACGATGATCAACGGCCTGGGCGTGCTCGGCTGGGGCGTCGGCGGGATCGAGGCCGAGGCGGCGATGCTCGGCCAGCCCGTCTCCATGCTCATCCCCCAGGTCGTGGGATTCAAGCTGACCGGCACGCTGCCCGAGGGGGCGACCGCCACCGACCTGGTCCTGACCGTCACCCAGATGCTCCGCAAGAAGGGCGTGGTCGGCAAGTTCGTCGAGTTCTACGGCGACGGCCTGGCCGCCCTGCCCCTGGCCGACCGCGCGACGATCGCCAACATGGCCCCCGAGTACGGGGCGACCTGCGGCATCTTCCCGATCGACGCCGAGACCTTGCGCTACCTGGAGCTCTCCGGCCGGCCGAAGGGCCTCATCCGCCTGGTCGAGGAATATTACCGGGCGCAGGGCATGTTCCACGAGCCCGGCGTCAAGGAGGCGAAGTACACCGACACGCTGTCCCTCGACCTCTCCACGGTGGAGCCGAGCCTCGCCGGCCCGAGGCGCCCCCAGGACCGCGTGCCCCTGCACGAGTCCAAGGTCGCGTTCCAGAAGTCGCTCCAGGAGATGCTGGCGGCCCCGACGGCCAAGGCCAAGAAGGCCCTGGCGCTCGCGGCCGAGGCGTCGGCCTCCGGGCCGCAGGGCGGTGGCGTGGCGGTCGAGCACGGCTCCGACGGCCCCGCGGCAGGGACGCTCCGGCACGGCTCGGTGGTCATCGCCGCCATCACGAGCTGCACGAACACGTCGAACCCCTCGGTCATGCTGGCCGCCGGCCTGCTGGCCAAGAAGGCCGTCGAGCGCGGGCTCGAGGCGAAGCCGTGGGTCAAGGCGAGCCTGGCCCCCGGCTCCAAGGTCGTCACCGACTACCTGAAGCGGGCCGGCCTGGACTCCTACCTCGACCGGCTCCGCTTCAACCTGGTCGGCTACGGCTGCACGACCTGCATCGGCAATTCCGGCCCGCTGCCGCCGGCGATCTCGGCGGAGATCCAGAAGAACGACCTCGTGGCCGTCTCGGTGCTCTCGGGCAACCGCAACTTCGAGGGCCGCATCAACCCGGACGTGCGGGCCAACTACCTGGCCTCGCCGCCCCTGGTCGTCGCCTACGCCCTCGCCGGGACGATGGACATCGACCTGGCCGCCGAGCCGATCGGCCACGACCCGCAGGGCCAACCGGTCTTCCTCAAGGACATCTGGCCGACCAGCCACGAGGTCCAGGAGGCCGTCCTGCACTCCGTGAAGACGGACATGTTCCAGTCCCAGTACGGGGAGGTCTTCGAAGGGGACGAGCACTGGAGGGGACTCCCCGCGCCGGGGGGGGACCTGTTCTCCTGGTCCGACGACTCGACGTACGTCAAGAACCCGCCCTACTTCGTGGGCATGCCCAAGGTCCCGGCGCCCGTCGCGCCGATCACGAACGCCCGGGTGCTCGCGGTGCTCGGCGACAGCATCACGACCGACCACATCTCGCCGGCCGGGTCGATCAAGGCGGACGGCCCCGCGGGCAAGTACCTCCAGGCGCACGGCGTGCCGGTCTCGGAGTTCAACTCCTACGGCTCGAGGCGGGGGAACCACGAGGTGATGGTCCGCGGCACGTTCGCCAACGTCCGGCTGCGGAACCGCCTCGCGCCGGGGACCGAGGGCGGCTGGACCCGCCACCTCCCCGACGGCGAGGTGATGAGCATCTTCGACGCCTCGGAGAAGTACAAGGCCGACGGCATCCCGCTGATCATCCTCGCCGGCAAGGAGTACGGCTCGGGCTCGTCGCGCGACTGGGCGGCGAAGGGGCCGAAGCTGCTGGGCATCTCCGCCGTGATCGCCGAGAGCTACGAGCGGATCCACCGCTCCAACCTCGTCGGGATGGGCATCCTGCCGCTCCAGTTCGAGGAGGGGCAGAGCGTCGAGACCCTCGGCCTCACCGGCGAGGAGGTGTACGGCGTGGAGGAGCCGGTCGGCGGGCTCGCCAGCCGGCTGTCCTCCGGGCGCCGGCTCATCGTCGCGGCCGAGCGCCCCGACGGCTCGACGCTCCGCTTCCCGGTCGTCGTCCGGATCGACACCCCGCAGGAGCTCCTCTACTACGAGAATGGCGGGATCCTCCCGTACGTCCTCCGGCAGTTGCTCAGGAGCTGA
- a CDS encoding menaquinone biosynthesis family protein, which translates to MSSQDQTTIRVGHSPDSDDAFMFYALTHDRIDTGGLRFVHQLEDIETLNKRALNGELEVSAVSIHAFAYLADKYALLSSGASMGERYGPTLVTREPMKLDDLKGEAIAIPGKLTSAYLALQLCMGKDVPVTVLPFDRILPAVAAGEVKAGLLIHEGQLYYGDRGLHRVLDLGQWWNDQTGLPLPLGGNVVRRDLGEDLVLKVAALIKESIRYALDHRQEALEYALKYARDLDPKLADRFVGMYVNERTVDYGPEGRAAVRLFLERAADMGSVPGHVDLQFVG; encoded by the coding sequence ATGAGTTCCCAGGACCAGACGACGATCCGGGTCGGACACAGCCCGGATTCCGACGACGCGTTCATGTTCTATGCGTTGACGCACGACAGGATCGACACCGGGGGGCTCCGGTTCGTCCACCAGCTCGAGGACATCGAGACGCTCAACAAGCGGGCGCTCAACGGCGAGCTCGAGGTGTCCGCGGTGAGCATCCACGCGTTCGCGTACCTGGCCGACAAGTACGCCCTGCTGTCCTCGGGCGCCAGCATGGGGGAGCGGTACGGGCCGACGCTGGTGACCCGCGAGCCCATGAAGCTGGATGATCTGAAGGGCGAGGCGATCGCGATCCCCGGCAAGCTGACCTCGGCCTACCTGGCCCTCCAGCTCTGCATGGGGAAGGACGTGCCGGTGACGGTGCTGCCGTTCGACCGGATCCTGCCGGCGGTCGCGGCCGGCGAGGTGAAGGCCGGGCTCCTCATCCACGAGGGGCAGCTCTACTACGGCGACCGGGGGCTGCACCGGGTGCTGGACCTCGGCCAGTGGTGGAACGACCAGACGGGGCTGCCGCTCCCGCTGGGGGGGAACGTGGTCCGGCGGGACCTGGGCGAGGACCTCGTCCTCAAGGTGGCGGCGCTGATCAAGGAGAGCATCCGCTACGCCCTGGACCACCGCCAGGAGGCGCTCGAGTATGCCCTGAAGTACGCCAGGGACCTCGACCCGAAGCTGGCCGATCGGTTCGTGGGCATGTACGTCAACGAGCGGACGGTGGACTACGGGCCGGAGGGCCGCGCGGCGGTCAGGCTCTTCCTCGAGCGGGCGGCGGATATGGGTTCAGTCCCGGGGCACGTTGACTTACAATTCGTAGGATGA
- a CDS encoding RNA 2'-phosphotransferase yields MADLVRASKFLSLVLRHKPEEIGLVLDANGWADVEALIRRSNDHGVRLTRPLLDRIVAENDKTRFAFSEDGARIRASQGHSVDVDLALPPASPPDFLYHGTATRFLDSIRAGGLHPANRRHVHLSPDAETATKVGRRHGKPVVLVIRTGEMAEAGHLFYLSANGVWLTDRVPAAFIDFPAG; encoded by the coding sequence ATGGCGGATCTCGTCCGGGCCAGCAAGTTCCTCTCCCTCGTCCTGAGGCACAAGCCCGAGGAGATCGGCCTCGTCCTGGACGCGAACGGCTGGGCCGACGTCGAGGCGTTGATCCGCCGCTCCAACGACCACGGCGTCCGACTGACCCGCCCCCTGCTGGATCGGATCGTCGCGGAGAACGACAAGACGCGTTTCGCCTTCAGCGAGGACGGTGCCCGGATCCGGGCCAGCCAGGGGCACTCGGTCGACGTGGACCTGGCCCTCCCGCCCGCATCGCCGCCGGACTTTCTCTACCACGGCACGGCCACACGGTTCCTCGACTCGATCCGGGCGGGCGGGCTACATCCCGCGAACCGGCGACACGTCCACCTCTCGCCCGACGCGGAGACGGCGACGAAGGTCGGCCGGCGTCACGGCAAGCCCGTCGTCCTGGTCATCCGAACCGGCGAGATGGCCGAGGCCGGCCACCTGTTCTACCTTTCGGCCAACGGGGTCTGGTTGACCGATCGAGTGCCGGCGGCGTTCATCGACTTCCCGGCCGGATGA
- a CDS encoding fused DSP-PTPase phosphatase/NAD kinase-like protein: MRKVVLGLLVLTGAGAVGWLIHLDRRNRLVWDHWDTVKPGILYRSGQLTGDQLAAAARRYGIRTVVNFQLPGKEMKAERELAASLGIGFVNLPMPGDGFGEQSQFRKVLEVVDDPDRRPVLVHCARGTCRTGSAVALYRYERDGWTIEDVAAELKRQAYRDGHIAGYIYAMARNKPSLVLHNPQTIDDRNGTATGPEPLPEVFPAREDANDR; encoded by the coding sequence ATGCGCAAGGTGGTGCTCGGATTGCTCGTCCTGACAGGGGCCGGCGCGGTCGGGTGGCTGATCCATCTCGACAGGCGGAACCGGCTCGTCTGGGATCACTGGGACACGGTGAAGCCCGGCATCCTCTACCGGAGCGGCCAGCTCACGGGGGATCAGCTCGCCGCCGCGGCCCGGAGGTACGGGATCCGCACGGTGGTCAACTTCCAGCTGCCCGGCAAGGAGATGAAGGCGGAGCGGGAGCTGGCCGCGTCGCTCGGCATCGGCTTCGTGAACCTGCCCATGCCCGGGGACGGCTTCGGCGAGCAGTCCCAGTTCCGCAAGGTCCTCGAGGTGGTCGACGACCCGGACCGACGGCCGGTGCTCGTGCATTGCGCCCGGGGGACGTGCCGGACCGGATCGGCCGTGGCGCTTTACCGCTACGAGCGCGACGGCTGGACGATCGAGGACGTGGCCGCGGAGCTGAAGCGTCAGGCCTACCGGGACGGCCACATCGCGGGCTACATCTACGCGATGGCCCGGAACAAGCCGTCGCTGGTGCTGCACAACCCCCAGACCATCGACGACCGGAACGGGACGGCGACGGGGCCCGAGCCGCTGCCGGAGGTGTTCCCTGCCAGGGAGGACGCGAATGATCGCTGA
- a CDS encoding serine/threonine protein kinase, whose amino-acid sequence MLAKLMEMLTPGSAEAGVYRKRVNIQKRFAILADASSQGSMSKVYKAHDHETGKTVCLKVQLRQKNEAAAARASREEARPPEGAIAVAIVHPHVVRTVEYGETTAGEQYLVMEFIEGYSFQYIHESRLGKTAQKVEWVAQAAEGLAAVHAAGFIHHDVNPRNFLLNRDHAVKVIDFGLAVPNTPAFRGPGNRTGTLQYMAPELIRREPIDERIDIFSLGVVAYELLTGRLPYSATGSSTTMLQRLNVDPIDPVKVKPKLSDELCDALRRLTARRREDRWPSLATLASHLRSIPAKRPRPVEQD is encoded by the coding sequence ATGCTCGCCAAACTTATGGAGATGCTGACGCCCGGTTCGGCTGAGGCCGGGGTGTATCGGAAGCGGGTGAACATCCAGAAGCGGTTCGCCATCCTGGCCGACGCCTCCAGCCAGGGGAGCATGTCCAAGGTCTACAAGGCGCACGACCACGAGACGGGGAAGACGGTCTGCCTCAAGGTGCAGCTCCGTCAGAAGAACGAGGCGGCCGCCGCCAGGGCCTCCCGCGAGGAGGCGAGGCCGCCCGAAGGGGCCATCGCGGTGGCGATCGTCCACCCTCACGTCGTGCGGACCGTGGAGTATGGCGAGACCACGGCGGGCGAGCAGTATCTCGTGATGGAGTTCATCGAGGGCTACAGCTTCCAGTACATCCACGAGTCGAGGCTCGGCAAGACCGCCCAGAAGGTCGAATGGGTCGCCCAGGCGGCCGAGGGGCTGGCCGCGGTCCACGCGGCCGGGTTCATCCACCATGATGTGAACCCGCGCAACTTCCTGCTCAACCGCGATCACGCGGTCAAGGTCATCGACTTCGGGCTGGCCGTCCCGAACACGCCGGCCTTCCGGGGGCCCGGGAACCGGACGGGGACGCTCCAGTACATGGCCCCGGAGCTGATCCGCCGCGAGCCGATCGACGAGCGTATCGACATCTTCAGCCTCGGTGTCGTCGCCTACGAGCTCCTGACGGGGCGCCTCCCTTACTCGGCCACGGGCTCGTCCACCACGATGCTCCAGCGACTCAACGTCGACCCGATCGACCCGGTGAAGGTCAAGCCGAAGCTCTCCGACGAGCTTTGCGACGCCCTCCGTCGGCTGACGGCTCGCAGGCGTGAGGACCGCTGGCCGTCGCTCGCCACCCTGGCATCGCACCTGCGATCGATCCCGGCCAAGCGGCCCAGGCCCGTCGAGCAAGACTGA
- the prmC gene encoding peptide chain release factor N(5)-glutamine methyltransferase, with protein sequence MRDVTSDREPRPADEDWTIRRLLTWTTDFLTRRGAESPRLDAEVMLAQVLGWQRVQLYTHWEEPVGERARGEFRELVRRRAEGAPVAYLVGRKEFYSLALEVSPAVLIPRPETEFVVVEFLEAAKAMEAPRAVDVGTGSGCLAIASAHQEARARFEAIDLSAEALETARRNATKHGVADRIRFHQGDLLAPVAGESPFDAILSNPPYIPSADIATLEPGVRDHEPAMALDGGPDGLRVVSRLVLEAIPLLRPGGHLILEIGTAQEQPVRSLIEEAGAYRLLPTVHDLRNHPRVIHAVRDDAR encoded by the coding sequence ATGCGTGACGTGACCAGCGACCGCGAACCGAGGCCGGCCGACGAGGACTGGACGATCCGCCGGCTCCTGACCTGGACCACGGACTTCCTCACCCGACGGGGCGCGGAGAGCCCCCGGCTGGATGCCGAGGTCATGCTCGCCCAGGTGCTCGGCTGGCAGCGCGTCCAGCTCTACACCCACTGGGAAGAGCCCGTCGGCGAGCGGGCCCGCGGCGAGTTCCGCGAGCTGGTCCGCCGCCGCGCCGAGGGGGCGCCCGTCGCCTACCTGGTCGGACGCAAGGAGTTCTACTCCCTGGCGCTCGAGGTCTCACCCGCGGTCCTGATCCCCCGCCCCGAGACCGAGTTCGTCGTCGTCGAGTTCCTCGAGGCCGCGAAGGCGATGGAGGCTCCCCGGGCCGTGGACGTCGGCACCGGCTCCGGCTGCCTGGCGATCGCCTCCGCGCATCAGGAGGCGAGGGCCCGGTTCGAAGCGATCGACCTGTCGGCCGAGGCCCTGGAAACGGCCCGACGCAATGCGACGAAGCACGGCGTGGCCGATCGCATCCGGTTCCACCAGGGGGACCTCCTCGCCCCGGTCGCGGGGGAGTCACCGTTCGACGCGATCCTCTCGAATCCCCCTTACATCCCCTCGGCCGACATCGCAACGCTCGAGCCGGGCGTCCGCGATCACGAGCCCGCGATGGCCCTCGATGGCGGCCCGGACGGGCTCCGGGTCGTCTCGCGGCTGGTCCTCGAGGCGATCCCCCTGCTCCGCCCGGGGGGCCACCTGATCCTCGAGATCGGCACGGCCCAGGAGCAGCCCGTGCGCTCCCTGATCGAGGAGGCCGGCGCGTACCGGCTCCTGCCGACGGTTCACGACCTGAGGAACCACCCCAGGGTCATCCACGCGGTGAGGGACGACGCGCGCTGA
- the prfA gene encoding peptide chain release factor 1: protein MFEKLQADYHRFQEIERSLVDPDVTADASRVASLARERGALAKLCVPYGRYLELGRQIDEAEALAESESDPEMRSYAEGEIAGLRDKQAEVGESLRDLLYDRQAGADHAALIMEIRAGTGGDEAALFARDLYEMYRRFAEAQGWKFELLDMEATELGGFREVSFSVKGEAAFRNLQFESGGHRVQRVPETEAQGRIHTSAATVAVLPEPEDVEIDIRTEDLQIDVMRSGGPGGQHQNKTESGVRITHLPSGLVVNCRDERSQHKNKAKAMRILRSRLYEQIQENARSQRDQARRSLIGSGDRSQRIRTYNFPQNRVTDHRINLTLYNLDQVIQGSLLPLTRALIDHDRRESLGDL, encoded by the coding sequence GTGTTCGAGAAGCTCCAGGCCGACTACCACAGGTTCCAGGAGATCGAGCGATCGCTCGTGGATCCGGACGTGACCGCGGACGCGTCGCGGGTGGCGTCCCTGGCCAGGGAGCGTGGGGCCCTCGCCAAGCTCTGCGTCCCGTACGGCCGGTACCTGGAGCTCGGCCGCCAGATCGACGAGGCCGAGGCCCTGGCCGAGTCGGAGTCCGACCCCGAGATGCGGTCCTACGCCGAGGGGGAGATCGCGGGCCTCCGCGACAAGCAGGCCGAGGTCGGCGAGTCGCTCCGCGACCTGCTCTACGACCGCCAGGCCGGCGCCGACCACGCCGCGTTGATCATGGAAATCCGAGCCGGCACCGGCGGCGACGAGGCGGCCCTCTTCGCCCGCGACCTCTACGAGATGTACCGCCGGTTCGCCGAGGCCCAGGGCTGGAAGTTCGAGCTACTGGACATGGAGGCCACCGAGCTGGGCGGCTTCCGGGAGGTCTCCTTCAGCGTCAAGGGCGAGGCGGCCTTCCGCAATCTCCAGTTCGAGAGCGGCGGCCATCGCGTCCAGCGGGTGCCCGAGACCGAGGCCCAGGGCCGGATCCACACCTCCGCGGCGACCGTGGCCGTGCTCCCGGAGCCGGAGGACGTGGAGATCGACATCCGCACCGAGGACCTCCAGATCGACGTCATGCGGTCGGGCGGCCCCGGCGGCCAGCACCAGAACAAGACCGAGAGCGGCGTGCGGATCACCCACCTGCCGAGCGGCCTGGTCGTCAATTGCCGCGACGAGCGCAGCCAGCACAAGAACAAGGCCAAGGCCATGCGGATCCTCCGCAGCCGGCTCTACGAGCAGATCCAGGAGAACGCCCGCTCCCAGCGCGACCAGGCGAGGCGCAGCCTCATCGGCTCGGGCGATCGCTCGCAGAGGATCCGCACCTACAACTTCCCCCAGAACCGCGTCACCGACCACCGGATCAACCTGACGCTCTACAACCTCGACCAGGTCATCCAGGGCTCGCTGCTCCCGCTCACCCGGGCGCTCATCGACCACGATCGCCGGGAGTCGCTCGGCGACCTCTAA
- the rpmE gene encoding 50S ribosomal protein L31, translated as MKDGIHPKYVDSTVTCGCGNTFQTRSTKPKIMVEVCSKCHPFFTGSVKFVDAAGRVDKFNKKFQGTYGKAKKEKAEPAKA; from the coding sequence ATGAAAGACGGAATCCATCCCAAGTACGTGGACAGCACCGTGACCTGCGGCTGCGGGAATACCTTCCAGACCCGCAGCACGAAGCCGAAGATCATGGTGGAAGTCTGCTCCAAGTGTCACCCGTTCTTCACCGGCTCCGTCAAGTTCGTGGACGCCGCCGGCCGGGTGGACAAGTTCAACAAGAAGTTCCAGGGCACCTACGGCAAGGCGAAGAAGGAAAAGGCCGAGCCCGCCAAGGCCTAG
- a CDS encoding TlpA family protein disulfide reductase, translated as MKTAIVACSIGLVSFGLLLASHPGVSADEGAAAPGSGVKLERLKWDAFRERLASAKSSRLTLVDAWATTCGPCKANFPHLVEMHKKYGSKGLNVVSVTLDDPTDEKAVAAAEKFLKEKEAVFTNVLLDENFGDGFDKLDINAIPAVFLFGPDGKELKRFTMDDPDHQFTYEDVEREVAARLGSK; from the coding sequence ATGAAGACCGCGATCGTCGCCTGCTCGATCGGCCTGGTTTCCTTCGGGCTCCTCCTCGCATCCCACCCCGGCGTCTCGGCGGATGAGGGCGCGGCGGCCCCGGGCTCCGGAGTCAAGCTGGAGCGGCTGAAGTGGGACGCGTTCCGGGAGCGGCTCGCCTCCGCGAAGTCGTCCAGGCTCACGCTCGTGGACGCCTGGGCCACCACCTGCGGCCCCTGCAAGGCGAACTTCCCGCACCTCGTCGAGATGCACAAGAAGTATGGGTCCAAGGGCCTGAATGTCGTCTCGGTCACGCTCGACGATCCGACCGACGAGAAGGCCGTCGCGGCGGCGGAGAAGTTCCTCAAGGAGAAGGAAGCCGTCTTCACCAACGTGCTCCTGGACGAGAACTTCGGCGACGGGTTCGACAAGCTGGACATCAACGCCATCCCGGCCGTCTTCCTGTTCGGCCCCGACGGGAAGGAGCTGAAGCGGTTCACCATGGACGACCCCGACCACCAGTTCACCTACGAGGACGTGGAGCGGGAAGTCGCGGCGAGGCTCGGGTCGAAATGA
- a CDS encoding redoxin family protein produces the protein MRKVLLSLAVLALAVPAYAADHYNKKVKVGDQAPDFSGIPAVAPNGEQTSLTLGDIKEDVVVLVFLANHCPAVLAADDRIIEFTSEYKDKPVKVVAVAVSNADEDKLPGIKNHAKEKKINYTYGHDETQAIGKAYGASNTPHFFVLDKERKIRYIGAMDDNVMNETKVTKHYLKDAVDALLAGNTPPVEETRPAGCGISYAK, from the coding sequence ATGCGGAAGGTGCTTCTGAGCCTGGCCGTCCTCGCGCTGGCCGTCCCGGCCTACGCCGCCGACCACTACAACAAGAAGGTGAAGGTCGGCGACCAGGCGCCCGACTTCTCCGGCATCCCGGCCGTCGCCCCCAATGGCGAGCAGACCAGCCTCACGCTGGGCGACATCAAGGAAGACGTGGTCGTCCTGGTGTTCCTGGCCAATCACTGCCCGGCCGTCCTGGCCGCCGACGACCGGATCATCGAGTTCACCTCCGAGTACAAGGACAAGCCGGTCAAGGTCGTCGCCGTCGCGGTCAGCAACGCGGACGAGGACAAGCTCCCTGGCATCAAGAACCATGCCAAGGAGAAGAAGATCAACTACACCTACGGCCATGACGAGACCCAGGCGATCGGCAAGGCCTACGGCGCCAGCAACACCCCGCACTTCTTCGTCCTCGACAAGGAGCGGAAGATCCGCTACATCGGCGCCATGGACGACAACGTCATGAACGAGACCAAGGTGACGAAGCACTACCTCAAGGACGCCGTGGACGCCCTGCTCGCCGGCAACACGCCACCCGTCGAGGAGACCCGTCCGGCCGGTTGCGGGATCAGCTACGCCAAGTGA